In Sandaracinaceae bacterium, one DNA window encodes the following:
- a CDS encoding YwiC-like family protein encodes MPREHGAYALVLAPLLTAFCRGDGSLVGVGFAVAAVALFLAHEPALVLLAQRGGRARRELGGRAWLALLARGGLALVAGGYALVHADAVTRWSVLGPAALGLGLVALSVRGLEKSGVGTLLLALSAAAGGVPVMLANGWAVRDAVLTAGVFAAVGTASMLTVRELIPKRQREAGLAVYVGWLTVLVALVLVGAAALRGDVPAYFAWAFAPTLGVAAVLLRVRPHPRHLRVVGWSLAAAKVATFAVLAFA; translated from the coding sequence ATGCCTCGGGAGCACGGGGCGTATGCGCTGGTGTTGGCGCCGCTGCTCACCGCGTTCTGCCGGGGGGACGGGTCACTCGTGGGCGTGGGGTTTGCCGTGGCGGCGGTGGCGCTGTTCTTGGCGCACGAGCCGGCGCTGGTGTTGCTGGCGCAGCGTGGCGGGCGGGCGCGGCGGGAACTCGGGGGGCGCGCGTGGCTGGCGCTGCTGGCTCGTGGCGGGCTGGCGCTGGTCGCGGGAGGGTACGCGTTGGTGCACGCCGACGCGGTCACGCGCTGGAGCGTGCTGGGGCCTGCGGCGCTCGGGCTGGGGTTGGTGGCGCTCTCCGTGCGGGGGCTCGAGAAGAGCGGGGTGGGCACGCTGCTGCTGGCGCTGAGCGCGGCGGCGGGTGGGGTGCCGGTCATGTTGGCCAACGGGTGGGCGGTGCGCGACGCCGTGCTGACCGCGGGGGTGTTCGCGGCGGTGGGGACGGCGTCCATGCTCACCGTGCGGGAGCTCATCCCCAAGCGGCAGCGGGAGGCTGGGCTGGCCGTCTACGTGGGCTGGCTGACGGTGCTCGTGGCGCTCGTGCTGGTGGGCGCGGCGGCGCTGCGGGGGGACGTCCCGGCGTACTTCGCGTGGGCGTTCGCGCCCACGCTGGGCGTGGCGGCGGTGCTGCTGCGCGTGCGCCCGCACCCGCGCCACCTGCGGGTGGTGGGCT